Proteins found in one Candidatus Poribacteria bacterium genomic segment:
- a CDS encoding VWA domain-containing protein, with protein sequence MKSEIRLYKTWKTKSATRKALSVSLVFHLFFLVTTFYVVVQNQPIAPDKANLAAELISVENTARPKPPVKKLMPRLHTPLRDLADVTTTESPPTLVSPTAVPTENSRPALGRSLQPDTETEKPSAALDLSKDNWNDVSTAAQTLRDIEGNLSKTEAASPAGNTTFGAKRSGPPRIQRAPKVSTLKIVEEEIPAALVQEIREKRKVLPKASFPQVMKKLAQEIVETSEGGPIDVVFVIDASGSMGDNIRAVTEHLKEMVDIYKASKVDYELGLTKFWAGKSGNKITVVQLTKSFTEYKRTLQEIITHQDENALDAVVQTVKELRFRPTSKKHFILVTDEPFTSRIGLSVAATIAHCREFGIYVNVLGLPLDEHQMLAAETGGKWHLIPEDPRSPAVQNLAQRPNISMNPRTKAVSLRNAQWTDVYTKIGSDVLKHGSYASVDIILFIDSSESMDDKLPNFLQQLEILVRDWDNALIDYQIGVVRFRSRASVNMINVYNPPQTLEKVRKIVELPCQDDEMLLDAIADGLRRLKLRSNAKPYFILVTDELAKGEYSPLAIIQMLEQKQVLVSVVGTYDDFQQAVAIKTHGVWVPIPEGQRTNNSYW encoded by the coding sequence ATGAAATCAGAAATTCGTTTATATAAGACTTGGAAAACAAAATCAGCAACGCGTAAAGCATTATCCGTTTCTCTGGTATTCCATCTGTTTTTTCTCGTCACAACCTTTTATGTCGTGGTGCAGAATCAACCGATAGCGCCAGATAAGGCAAATCTCGCAGCGGAACTTATCTCAGTCGAAAATACTGCCCGCCCGAAACCTCCAGTGAAAAAGCTCATGCCGCGTCTTCACACGCCTTTACGGGACCTTGCGGATGTTACGACTACGGAATCCCCGCCAACTCTGGTATCTCCTACCGCCGTGCCGACTGAAAATTCGCGACCCGCCTTAGGACGCAGCTTGCAACCCGATACTGAAACAGAGAAACCCTCGGCAGCACTTGACCTATCGAAAGATAACTGGAACGATGTCAGCACCGCTGCCCAGACGCTTCGCGACATTGAAGGGAATTTATCAAAAACAGAAGCAGCGAGTCCCGCAGGGAACACGACCTTTGGGGCGAAACGCTCAGGCCCCCCAAGAATTCAACGCGCCCCCAAAGTTTCGACCCTCAAAATAGTGGAAGAGGAGATACCAGCCGCACTCGTGCAGGAGATTCGAGAGAAACGGAAAGTGTTGCCCAAGGCGTCGTTTCCACAGGTTATGAAAAAACTTGCACAGGAAATCGTCGAAACAAGTGAGGGCGGTCCAATTGACGTGGTTTTCGTCATTGATGCCAGCGGCAGCATGGGGGATAATATCAGAGCTGTCACCGAACATCTCAAAGAGATGGTAGACATCTACAAAGCCTCCAAAGTAGATTATGAACTCGGTTTAACAAAATTCTGGGCAGGTAAAAGTGGGAACAAAATTACAGTCGTTCAGTTAACAAAAAGTTTCACAGAATACAAGCGCACGCTCCAAGAAATCATAACCCATCAGGATGAAAATGCCTTGGATGCTGTCGTGCAAACTGTCAAAGAACTCCGGTTCCGTCCTACATCTAAAAAGCATTTTATCCTTGTGACCGATGAACCTTTCACAAGCCGAATCGGATTGAGTGTAGCAGCTACCATCGCGCATTGCCGAGAGTTTGGTATCTATGTCAATGTTCTTGGGCTCCCGCTTGATGAACATCAAATGCTTGCTGCTGAGACGGGCGGTAAATGGCATCTCATTCCTGAAGATCCACGATCGCCAGCGGTACAGAATCTGGCACAGAGACCGAATATATCGATGAATCCGAGAACAAAAGCTGTATCGCTACGCAACGCACAATGGACCGACGTTTATACAAAAATCGGCAGCGATGTACTCAAACATGGCAGTTACGCGTCCGTCGATATTATCCTATTCATTGATAGTAGCGAAAGTATGGACGATAAACTCCCAAATTTTTTACAGCAACTTGAGATACTCGTTCGGGATTGGGATAACGCTTTAATAGACTATCAGATAGGGGTTGTCCGTTTCCGGTCGCGCGCGTCTGTGAACATGATCAACGTCTACAATCCACCGCAAACGCTTGAAAAGGTCCGAAAAATCGTTGAATTGCCGTGTCAAGACGATGAAATGTTATTGGACGCCATAGCGGACGGACTCCGACGACTAAAACTCCGATCGAATGCAAAACCGTATTTCATTCTCGTTACAGATGAGCTAGCGAAAGGTGAATACTCGCCACTCGCGATTATCCAAATGTTAGAACAAAAACAGGTTCTCGTCAGCGTCGTCGGCACCTATGACGATTTTCAACAAGCGGTGGCGATCAAAACCCATGGCGTTTGGGTGCCTATCCCAGAGGGACAGCGGACAAACAATTCGTACTGGTAG
- the purN gene encoding phosphoribosylglycinamide formyltransferase yields the protein MKIAVLVSGSGTNLQTLIEQLHQDETSGIEIAVVISDRRKAYALTRAKRVNIPTHVVKTQDFKNRVDFDTEISNLIEYYAVELVVLAGFMKLFQPPFVRKYQNRIINVHPALLPAFPGAHPVADTLAYGVKIAGVTVHFVDEGIDSGPIIAQAAVPVLDTDDAESLHNRIQVEEHKLYPEVIKWYAQGRLKVEGRKVIVQ from the coding sequence ATGAAAATCGCAGTACTTGTCTCAGGGAGTGGAACGAATCTCCAAACCCTGATTGAGCAGCTACATCAAGACGAAACAAGTGGTATTGAGATCGCAGTGGTCATTAGCGACAGACGAAAAGCTTATGCACTCACACGTGCGAAACGTGTAAATATACCGACACACGTTGTTAAAACCCAAGATTTTAAGAATCGTGTCGATTTTGATACAGAAATTTCAAATCTCATTGAATATTATGCCGTGGAACTCGTTGTCCTCGCGGGATTTATGAAGCTGTTCCAACCCCCCTTCGTCCGAAAATACCAAAATCGTATTATCAATGTCCATCCCGCACTTTTACCTGCCTTCCCGGGGGCGCATCCTGTTGCTGATACATTAGCGTATGGCGTGAAAATCGCCGGCGTCACCGTTCACTTCGTTGACGAGGGTATAGATTCCGGTCCCATCATCGCTCAGGCAGCCGTTCCGGTTTTAGATACGGATGACGCGGAGAGTTTACACAACCGGATTCAGGTGGAAGAACACAAACTCTATCCTGAGGTGATTAAGTGGTATGCACAGGGGCGACTGAAAGTTGAAGGCCGCAAAGTGATTGTGCAATAG
- a CDS encoding sigma-70 family RNA polymerase sigma factor, which translates to MFVSDEDLMMKCGKGDIGAFELLVRRYQNPLINYIHRSIDDYHRSEDLSQETFLRVLKSANRYEPTASFRSWLYTIATNLCRNEIRNRSRRNTCSLEGLVEEGEDVHHTEIMRDTRYLPDILLEKKEQRQMIRKALAQLPENQRVALTLVTYQDLRYEEVAEILGCSVGAVKALIHRARQKMKKLLIKAGIGEERVNEKI; encoded by the coding sequence ATGTTTGTTTCCGATGAAGATTTGATGATGAAATGTGGTAAAGGGGATATAGGGGCGTTCGAGTTGCTCGTGCGACGGTATCAAAACCCGCTGATTAACTATATCCACCGTTCTATTGACGACTATCACCGCTCCGAAGACCTTTCTCAGGAAACGTTCCTTCGGGTCCTCAAGAGCGCGAACCGTTATGAACCGACCGCATCGTTCAGAAGCTGGCTCTACACAATCGCCACGAATTTGTGTCGGAACGAGATTCGGAACCGTTCACGTCGAAATACCTGTTCCCTTGAGGGTCTGGTTGAAGAAGGCGAGGATGTGCATCACACTGAGATCATGCGGGATACCCGCTATCTGCCGGATATACTCCTCGAAAAAAAGGAACAGCGACAGATGATCCGCAAAGCGCTTGCACAGTTACCAGAAAATCAACGTGTCGCATTGACGCTCGTTACATATCAAGATTTACGATATGAAGAGGTTGCGGAAATTCTCGGATGCTCGGTAGGGGCTGTTAAAGCGTTGATTCATCGCGCTCGGCAAAAGATGAAAAAACTTCTTATCAAAGCCGGAATAGGGGAGGAGAGGGTCAATGAAAAAATATAG
- a CDS encoding tetratricopeptide repeat protein, whose product MKDNKTDAENALVPDDSGVSSSQAQKELIQRGQVDIHTHQTAAKHLKDGADALNARNFAKAIEEFQQVIQYNRESAEAHFHLGLAHFMLGEYEKAIDAYKMAVACEPSEATAHINLAATYRLLKRYDEAVEVYTRAIRFIPNHAELHSELGAVYTFQGKRREAINAYKAAMRIKLKLIGDTS is encoded by the coding sequence ATGAAAGACAACAAAACCGACGCAGAAAACGCCTTAGTACCTGATGATTCCGGAGTGTCCTCAAGCCAGGCACAAAAGGAACTTATCCAGCGTGGACAGGTCGATATTCATACGCATCAGACCGCCGCGAAACACTTAAAAGATGGCGCGGATGCTTTAAACGCTCGAAATTTTGCGAAAGCGATTGAAGAATTTCAGCAGGTCATTCAGTATAACCGTGAATCGGCGGAGGCGCATTTCCATCTCGGTTTGGCGCATTTTATGCTCGGTGAATATGAAAAGGCGATAGATGCGTATAAAATGGCGGTCGCTTGTGAACCGAGCGAAGCGACAGCGCACATTAATCTTGCTGCAACTTATCGCTTGTTGAAACGCTACGACGAGGCGGTTGAGGTTTACACGCGTGCCATCCGTTTTATTCCAAATCACGCTGAGTTGCATTCTGAGCTGGGGGCAGTCTATACATTTCAAGGCAAGCGGCGTGAGGCAATCAACGCATACAAAGCAGCGATGCGAATTAAATTGAAACTTATTGGAGATACTTCATAA
- a CDS encoding zf-HC2 domain-containing protein encodes MKKYRQTESSDIYSSECEALLASPDELSAYIDKELPVWKRHLIRRHLKKCEICADRVQRLQQTDSFLRHAGEVEVSDDFLSGVMARASEAALHQRQHDSLRSHVARFVETSLGWTRHLSPLMGSLRYNIRTRSPVYIFILTFAVFTMVGVTLYPPSGDKLLEKSHELELNAEKLISFEVIQPEPPKRLLTTYLQGE; translated from the coding sequence ATGAAAAAATATAGACAGACCGAATCCTCAGACATATACAGCTCGGAATGTGAGGCACTACTTGCGAGTCCAGACGAACTCTCCGCTTACATCGATAAAGAGTTACCCGTATGGAAACGCCATCTCATCCGACGGCACCTCAAAAAGTGCGAAATTTGTGCTGATCGTGTGCAACGTTTACAACAGACCGATAGTTTCCTCCGTCACGCCGGAGAAGTAGAAGTCTCTGATGATTTCTTAAGCGGAGTGATGGCGCGCGCGTCTGAAGCTGCACTGCATCAGCGACAACACGATTCGCTGCGCTCTCACGTCGCACGGTTCGTTGAAACATCGCTTGGATGGACGCGGCACCTCTCTCCATTGATGGGTAGCCTACGTTACAATATCCGGACGCGGAGTCCAGTTTATATCTTCATACTGACTTTTGCCGTTTTTACAATGGTAGGCGTAACGCTTTACCCGCCTTCTGGTGATAAATTATTAGAGAAATCGCATGAACTTGAACTGAATGCCGAAAAGTTAATTTCCTTTGAGGTTATTCAGCCCGAACCACCTAAGCGTTTACTTACAACCTACCTTCAAGGAGAGTAA
- a CDS encoding CRTAC1 family protein, which translates to MDALASNTLSKRDSSYSCFYCTFKSDWLVLITAISALLLTLIPLPALSIESPIHFTDVTDVAGIHFKHTDGAAGEFHLPETLGAGGAFLDYDNDGDLDLYLVNSAAPSMLYRNNGNGTFTDITPSAGVSNQGSYGHGVACGDYDNDSYVDIYVTNFGANRLYHNNGDGTFTDVTTKSGTGDTRWSSSATFFDYNSDGYLDLYVVNYLNYKLDASYPPCFETPAFGATERVRGYCHPKHFEGAPDRLYRNNGDGTFTDVTEAANIRDPGGMFLGKGLGVVAADFDADGNPDLYVANDDTPNYLFYNNGDGTFAEIAILTGCAYSADGIAQAGMGVDAGDYNGDGFLDLFVTNFSYETNTLYRNNGDGTFTDVSYKAQLGEESYLSLGFGTGFFDADNDGHLDIFVANGHIFPTVERTTDVLSYKQSNQLFWNQGDGTFAEVGFEDRPAVSRSTFFGDYDNDGDTDLLVTQLNGAVTLLRNESQTANNWLRLKLIGTRSNRDGIGTRVTLTIGSESQTREVRMGSSYLSSNDPRVLFGIEAGDVVDKLKIRWQSGAVQILENLTVNQELVVTEPLSEVQVR; encoded by the coding sequence ATGGATGCACTCGCGTCTAACACCCTTTCAAAGCGAGACAGTTCTTATAGTTGCTTTTATTGTACTTTTAAATCCGATTGGCTGGTTTTAATTACCGCAATTTCTGCCCTACTTCTTACGCTGATACCACTTCCCGCACTATCAATAGAATCTCCTATCCATTTCACAGATGTTACCGATGTTGCTGGTATCCACTTTAAACACACAGACGGTGCAGCTGGCGAATTTCATCTTCCTGAGACGCTCGGCGCAGGCGGTGCATTCCTTGATTATGACAACGATGGCGACCTTGATCTCTATCTCGTCAATAGTGCTGCACCAAGTATGCTTTACCGAAATAACGGCAATGGCACTTTCACCGATATCACACCGTCTGCTGGTGTCAGCAATCAAGGAAGTTATGGACACGGGGTTGCCTGCGGAGATTACGACAATGACAGTTACGTGGATATTTACGTAACTAATTTCGGTGCGAACCGACTCTATCATAACAACGGCGACGGTACGTTCACCGATGTCACAACGAAATCAGGTACAGGCGACACGCGCTGGAGCAGTAGCGCGACCTTTTTTGATTACAACTCGGATGGCTACCTGGATCTCTATGTTGTTAACTACCTGAATTATAAGTTAGATGCCTCCTATCCTCCGTGTTTCGAGACTCCCGCGTTCGGCGCAACCGAGAGGGTACGCGGTTACTGCCATCCGAAACACTTTGAAGGCGCGCCTGACAGGCTCTATCGAAACAACGGTGACGGCACCTTTACCGATGTAACGGAGGCTGCCAACATTCGAGATCCGGGTGGCATGTTTCTCGGCAAAGGATTAGGCGTTGTTGCCGCGGACTTTGATGCCGATGGTAATCCTGATCTCTACGTTGCCAACGACGACACACCAAACTATCTCTTCTATAACAACGGCGATGGCACTTTTGCCGAGATAGCCATCCTCACAGGTTGTGCATACAGTGCTGATGGCATCGCTCAAGCCGGTATGGGGGTTGATGCCGGTGATTACAACGGCGACGGCTTTCTTGATCTCTTTGTCACCAATTTTTCTTATGAGACGAATACCCTCTATCGGAATAACGGGGACGGCACTTTCACTGATGTGAGTTATAAAGCACAACTCGGTGAGGAGAGTTATCTCTCTTTGGGGTTCGGCACCGGATTTTTCGATGCCGATAACGATGGGCATCTCGATATTTTCGTCGCTAATGGACATATCTTTCCGACCGTTGAGCGAACCACAGATGTACTTTCGTATAAGCAATCGAATCAACTCTTCTGGAATCAAGGCGATGGCACTTTTGCTGAGGTCGGGTTTGAGGATCGTCCTGCTGTCAGCCGCAGCACCTTCTTCGGAGATTACGATAACGACGGTGACACAGACTTACTTGTCACACAGTTGAACGGCGCGGTGACCCTTCTCCGAAATGAGAGTCAAACCGCCAACAACTGGCTCCGACTCAAACTCATCGGCACCCGCAGCAATCGCGACGGCATCGGGACACGCGTAACATTGACCATCGGTTCTGAATCTCAGACGCGCGAAGTACGTATGGGGTCAAGTTATCTCAGTAGCAACGATCCGAGGGTGCTTTTTGGAATAGAGGCGGGCGATGTTGTTGATAAACTTAAAATCCGCTGGCAAAGCGGTGCTGTACAGATATTGGAGAACCTCACAGTCAATCAAGAACTCGTTGTAACCGAACCTCTTTCAGAAGTACAAGTAAGATAA
- a CDS encoding ADP-ribosylglycohydrolase family protein, producing MLGAIIGDIVGSIYEPKDHRIKTKDFPFFGENCRFTDDSVCTTAVADALLHELSPAETMRKWGKRYPNCGFSQIFKTWIYAESEEDAPNCTFRNGAAMRVSPAAFLNRHDLDAALLAADKVTVISHDHPEGIKGARATTHAIWLAYQGENAPAIREAIATEYGYDLTQTVDDIRPDYAFDMTCQGAVPQAVTCALESENYEDAVRNAISLGGDSDTLGAIAGAIAEALHEIPPDIKEQAKVRYLAKAPDILEMITKMYNRVSDQIQ from the coding sequence ATGTTGGGTGCAATTATCGGCGATATTGTCGGTTCGATCTACGAACCCAAAGATCACCGTATCAAAACCAAAGATTTCCCTTTCTTTGGTGAAAACTGCCGTTTCACGGATGATTCGGTCTGCACAACCGCTGTCGCGGATGCTCTCCTGCATGAGCTCTCACCGGCGGAGACAATGCGCAAGTGGGGAAAACGATACCCCAACTGCGGCTTCAGCCAGATATTTAAAACATGGATTTATGCTGAATCTGAGGAAGACGCACCTAACTGTACGTTTCGTAACGGCGCAGCGATGCGCGTCTCACCGGCAGCGTTCCTGAATCGCCATGATCTTGACGCAGCTCTTCTCGCAGCCGACAAAGTGACCGTTATCAGCCACGATCATCCAGAAGGCATAAAAGGTGCACGCGCAACTACACACGCTATCTGGCTCGCTTATCAAGGTGAAAATGCGCCAGCGATCCGTGAGGCTATCGCCACTGAATACGGCTATGACTTGACGCAGACGGTTGACGACATCCGTCCGGACTACGCTTTCGATATGACGTGTCAAGGTGCCGTGCCACAGGCGGTCACGTGTGCTTTGGAATCCGAAAATTATGAGGATGCTGTGCGTAATGCTATCTCTCTCGGAGGTGATTCTGACACGCTCGGTGCAATTGCCGGTGCTATCGCTGAAGCACTACACGAAATCCCGCCAGATATTAAAGAACAAGCAAAGGTCCGTTACCTCGCTAAAGCACCCGACATCCTTGAAATGATCACGAAGATGTATAACAGGGTCAGCGATCAAATTCAGTGA
- a CDS encoding TIM barrel protein has protein sequence MLAISTMWNALKQQDGAALFDELKNLGFEALELSRHLTPDQVEQLKPYFRENPPCSIHNFCPILPGTSQVDAEKDKILLSSLNADERKEAVRRTLQTMELALELEVPTVVLHLGKVDTYDRSYLMTDLYTYGEREFEAFGEKVTEATEWRKRKETKHQDAVLRSLDELNESALRMELCIAIENRPHYYQIPNFDEVGLFFEKFYGSPMRYWHDVGHAARQEKLGVCWADEWLEHYAEHLVGVNLHDLQDLEAYHPPGTGNLEWDEIFKMLPAEILKVLEIRPCETELVIEARELCESLAQSREQSDA, from the coding sequence ATGTTAGCAATTTCAACAATGTGGAACGCCTTGAAACAGCAAGACGGTGCCGCCTTATTTGACGAACTCAAAAACCTTGGCTTTGAAGCACTTGAACTCAGCAGACATCTGACACCGGATCAAGTCGAGCAGCTTAAGCCGTATTTCCGTGAAAATCCGCCCTGCTCTATCCACAATTTTTGCCCTATCCTCCCCGGTACATCTCAGGTAGATGCAGAGAAGGACAAGATTTTACTTTCAAGCCTCAACGCAGATGAACGGAAGGAGGCAGTTCGGCGCACGCTCCAAACGATGGAGCTTGCCCTTGAATTAGAAGTCCCAACGGTGGTTCTCCATCTCGGTAAAGTGGATACCTACGACCGATCATACCTAATGACGGATCTTTACACTTATGGCGAGCGCGAGTTTGAAGCCTTCGGTGAAAAAGTGACGGAAGCCACAGAATGGCGGAAGCGAAAAGAAACTAAGCATCAAGATGCTGTCTTACGGAGCCTTGACGAATTAAACGAAAGTGCCTTACGGATGGAGCTCTGTATCGCTATTGAAAACCGTCCACATTACTATCAAATCCCGAATTTCGATGAGGTCGGATTGTTCTTTGAGAAGTTTTACGGGAGTCCAATGCGTTATTGGCATGATGTCGGGCATGCAGCACGACAGGAAAAACTCGGTGTGTGTTGGGCAGATGAATGGCTTGAGCATTATGCCGAGCATCTTGTGGGTGTAAACCTACATGATCTCCAAGACCTTGAGGCGTATCACCCACCAGGTACCGGAAACCTTGAATGGGACGAAATCTTCAAGATGCTGCCTGCCGAGATATTAAAAGTGTTAGAAATTCGTCCTTGCGAAACGGAACTGGTTATAGAGGCGCGGGAATTGTGCGAATCCTTAGCACAATCGCGTGAACAATCCGATGCCTAA
- a CDS encoding SUMF1/EgtB/PvdO family nonheme iron enzyme yields MERTNSVTTKNTLNIKKSSASRLALVESNTPEALRKLCRDYWTWHFDESLSDAVQLLLSTELGWETMPQLTTPPVGEVISPLGYALAHEDKKVYDAALHVLDATVHIPAGTAYIGEENAPLEMDGFGIGVYPVTNAQYQRFVQDTGHTPPQDWTDGIYPANRGDHPVIWVTCEDAEAYAGYIGGRLPTFSEWQYAARGVADDRLFPWGYEIDKPRCNTAELGAGTTTPVVSFRDGISPFGCYDMVGNVWEWTATPYDDDGGFRVACGGAWYYNHDYSTCTSYDFFSNGYAEFVIGFRIAC; encoded by the coding sequence ATGGAGCGCACGAACAGCGTTACAACAAAAAACACTCTAAATATAAAAAAGTCAAGCGCGTCTCGACTTGCACTGGTAGAGAGCAATACACCAGAGGCACTCCGAAAACTCTGCCGTGATTATTGGACTTGGCACTTTGACGAATCGCTATCTGATGCTGTTCAGTTGCTGTTAAGCACAGAACTCGGTTGGGAAACGATGCCACAGCTCACAACACCACCGGTCGGTGAAGTTATCTCACCACTCGGTTACGCGCTTGCACACGAAGATAAAAAAGTCTATGATGCCGCATTACACGTATTAGATGCAACTGTTCACATTCCCGCAGGGACAGCATACATCGGCGAAGAGAATGCCCCGCTTGAGATGGATGGGTTTGGGATTGGAGTCTACCCTGTAACCAACGCACAATACCAACGATTTGTTCAGGATACAGGACACACGCCACCGCAGGATTGGACAGACGGCATCTATCCAGCAAACAGGGGGGATCACCCGGTCATCTGGGTTACTTGTGAAGATGCTGAGGCATATGCCGGTTATATCGGCGGCAGACTACCGACGTTTTCTGAGTGGCAATACGCTGCACGCGGAGTTGCCGATGACAGACTTTTCCCGTGGGGATATGAGATTGACAAGCCGCGATGCAACACCGCAGAACTCGGCGCAGGCACAACGACACCCGTCGTTAGTTTCAGGGACGGCATCAGTCCTTTCGGTTGCTACGATATGGTCGGTAATGTTTGGGAATGGACGGCTACCCCTTATGACGATGATGGGGGTTTCCGTGTAGCATGTGGCGGGGCATGGTATTACAATCATGACTATAGTACCTGCACGAGTTACGATTTCTTTAGCAACGGATACGCGGAATTTGTGATTGGGTTCCGTATTGCGTGTTAG